The following are from one region of the Aquirufa lenticrescens genome:
- a CDS encoding Fic family protein, translating into MINKVVCLVFFGNFKQKTMDLNGAVSYHYNQFPPVELDLRGFLPQLIKATSALARYDQMLKSMHNSELLLAPLRNQEAVISSRMEGTISTMDEILLFEAESESEENSSKNFRSEVLETIMYRRALQTAQSSVEKGYPISSHLIRTIHQQLLFFGRGAEKSPGSFKKEQNYLADKIKKKILFVPISPEMLPEGLDNLFHFMDQNSFPDIIKIALMHVEFEALHPFEDGNGRIGRMLITLYLWKAGLILQPHFYISAYFETHKDEYLDLMRNVSCLNHWNEWCEFFFKAVEEQAISNLEVVEKINELYNQMKTTFSDLLASKWSVTALDYIFTNPVFLNSKFTTRSGIPTPTASRFTRVLHDYGLLRVVQEASGRRSAVYSFEPYMKIIRV; encoded by the coding sequence ATGATAAACAAAGTTGTTTGTCTTGTATTTTTCGGTAATTTTAAACAAAAAACGATGGATTTAAACGGCGCTGTTTCTTATCATTATAACCAATTTCCTCCAGTAGAATTAGATTTACGAGGTTTTTTGCCTCAATTGATAAAGGCTACTAGTGCTTTGGCAAGATATGACCAAATGCTAAAGAGTATGCATAATAGTGAATTATTACTCGCTCCATTAAGAAATCAGGAAGCGGTTATTTCCTCTAGAATGGAAGGTACGATTAGTACAATGGATGAAATTCTATTGTTTGAAGCCGAAAGTGAAAGTGAGGAAAATTCTTCCAAAAATTTTCGCTCAGAGGTACTAGAGACGATCATGTATCGAAGAGCACTTCAAACTGCTCAAAGTTCAGTAGAAAAAGGATATCCTATCTCAAGTCATCTGATTAGAACGATTCATCAACAATTACTTTTTTTTGGAAGAGGTGCAGAAAAGTCTCCAGGTTCGTTTAAGAAAGAGCAAAATTATTTAGCAGATAAGATCAAAAAGAAGATTTTATTTGTTCCAATAAGTCCCGAAATGTTACCTGAGGGCTTAGATAATTTGTTTCATTTTATGGATCAAAATAGTTTTCCGGATATTATAAAAATTGCGTTGATGCATGTAGAATTCGAAGCGCTACATCCATTCGAGGATGGGAATGGAAGGATTGGAAGGATGCTGATTACGCTATATTTATGGAAAGCGGGTTTAATTTTACAGCCCCATTTTTATATAAGTGCCTATTTCGAAACACATAAGGATGAGTACCTCGATTTGATGAGGAATGTATCTTGTTTAAATCATTGGAACGAGTGGTGTGAGTTCTTTTTTAAGGCAGTGGAAGAACAAGCCATTTCTAATTTAGAAGTTGTTGAAAAAATTAATGAATTATATAATCAAATGAAAACCACTTTCTCTGACTTACTAGCCTCTAAATGGAGTGTAACAGCATTAGATTATATATTTACGAATCCCGTTTTTTTAAACAGTAAGTTTACAACCAGGAGTGGCATACCTACTCCCACTGCTTCCAGATTTACACGCGTACTACATGATTATGGGCTACTCAGGGTAGTACAAGAGGCTTCTGGTAGGCGCTCCGCAGTATACTCTTTTGAACCTTATATGAAAATAATTAGAGTGTAA
- a CDS encoding OmpA family protein — protein sequence MKKLFFILLSFSAFAQQSTVEEIKYTPRHSMALLLGGTNRWMQELPSRRDFLVNYTELGLQYARETKPNVDVFGTLLFGLNGSRDRYASAGLGLRYYLRDRDKFRLKPFGQFAGDAVFDNNYNQTYRDVDFAGSIAAGVDYKVAEHWLLRGLTQVGFPFFVSGKLDPLNHRGTNFSATLGLVFEWGHSPIAEAVVVAEPAPLDTDGDGVLDSEDDCPTVKGVRENKGCPSDKDGDGVIDALDDCPVVAGLKELKGCPPVAAAPAPVVAAVEPRREVNLDSLFDTVVYFRTDKSWIGPMNARKLDRIIELLKEYPFVNVKLQGHTDYRQTEQYNTGLAERRVASVRRYLMQRGVSANRFKGEAFSELVPASKTDLQLNRRVEVHIWK from the coding sequence ATGAAGAAGCTATTTTTTATCCTGTTAAGTTTCTCTGCTTTTGCTCAGCAAAGCACCGTGGAAGAGATAAAATACACTCCGCGCCACAGCATGGCTCTTCTTTTAGGGGGCACGAATCGCTGGATGCAGGAGTTGCCATCCCGCCGTGATTTCTTAGTTAATTATACCGAATTAGGGTTGCAATATGCCCGCGAAACGAAGCCGAATGTGGACGTTTTTGGGACCTTATTATTCGGTCTCAATGGGTCGCGTGATCGCTATGCTTCCGCGGGTTTGGGTCTTCGTTATTACCTACGTGATAGGGACAAGTTTCGCCTGAAACCGTTCGGGCAGTTTGCGGGGGATGCTGTTTTCGATAATAATTATAACCAAACCTACCGCGATGTAGATTTCGCCGGATCCATCGCCGCTGGTGTGGATTACAAGGTGGCGGAACACTGGCTTTTGCGCGGTCTCACGCAGGTGGGATTCCCGTTTTTTGTGTCAGGTAAACTAGATCCACTGAATCATAGAGGGACGAATTTTAGTGCGACTTTAGGGCTGGTGTTTGAGTGGGGTCACTCACCTATTGCTGAGGCGGTGGTTGTGGCTGAGCCTGCTCCATTAGATACTGATGGCGATGGAGTTTTAGATTCTGAGGATGATTGTCCTACCGTGAAAGGGGTACGTGAAAATAAAGGCTGTCCATCTGATAAAGATGGCGATGGGGTGATCGATGCGCTGGATGATTGCCCAGTAGTTGCGGGTTTGAAGGAGTTGAAAGGTTGTCCTCCGGTGGCTGCTGCTCCTGCTCCTGTAGTTGCTGCTGTTGAGCCTCGTCGCGAGGTGAATCTCGATTCGCTTTTCGATACCGTCGTCTATTTCCGCACGGATAAGTCGTGGATAGGGCCGATGAATGCGCGTAAATTAGACCGCATAATTGAGTTGTTGAAGGAATACCCGTTTGTGAATGTGAAGCTTCAAGGTCATACGGATTACCGCCAGACCGAGCAGTATAATACCGGTTTAGCTGAGCGTCGTGTGGCATCTGTTCGCCGCTACTTGATGCAGCGCGGAGTTTCTGCAAATCGCTTTAAAGGCGAGGCGTTCTCTGAGTTAGTGCCGGCTTCGAAGACGGATCTGCAGTTGAATCGCCGTGTGGAGGTGCATATTTGGAAGTAA
- a CDS encoding PorP/SprF family type IX secretion system membrane protein encodes MKKSYILILFLLVSLRSFAQIETMYSMYRINPIISSPAYAGTMEDGHRGEIVVMDRQQWLGIQGAPRTLALTANFQYKPKIGGGFLLLADQAGPLRISTMAGDLAYHVQFNPEWSMAGGIRLGVSSVYLDYDGIQVVDPNDPILATNKGSGLKGNTGWGVRFNHKGGFFASLSMPRVLSYDFGGFSGAYKDVTYLYINAGTTVRVNDQLSFSPSFMARAAQDVPLSWDVNLMARVGKAFDAGLAYRHKDSYGLRFGMQANPKIYLGYIYEMPISGLSKVSNQTHEIAIRLSILNRPK; translated from the coding sequence ATGAAAAAGAGTTATATACTGATTTTGTTTTTGCTGGTTAGTTTGCGCTCGTTTGCGCAGATTGAAACCATGTATTCGATGTACCGCATTAACCCGATTATCTCATCACCGGCTTACGCTGGAACGATGGAGGACGGGCACCGCGGCGAAATCGTGGTGATGGACCGCCAGCAATGGTTAGGTATTCAGGGTGCGCCGCGGACGTTGGCCTTAACGGCGAACTTTCAATACAAACCCAAAATAGGCGGAGGCTTCTTATTGCTCGCAGATCAGGCGGGACCTTTGCGCATCTCGACGATGGCGGGGGATTTAGCCTACCACGTGCAGTTTAATCCGGAGTGGAGTATGGCTGGCGGGATTCGCTTGGGCGTTTCTTCGGTTTATTTAGATTATGACGGTATTCAAGTGGTGGACCCGAATGATCCGATATTAGCGACGAATAAAGGCTCAGGATTGAAAGGAAACACGGGCTGGGGCGTGCGCTTTAATCACAAGGGCGGATTCTTTGCGAGCTTGTCGATGCCGCGGGTGTTGAGCTATGATTTTGGCGGGTTTTCTGGCGCCTACAAGGATGTGACCTATTTGTATATTAATGCGGGAACGACCGTGCGCGTGAACGATCAGTTGTCGTTTTCGCCCTCGTTTATGGCGCGCGCCGCACAGGACGTTCCACTCAGCTGGGACGTGAATCTGATGGCACGGGTAGGAAAGGCATTTGATGCGGGTTTGGCCTATCGACATAAGGATAGTTATGGTCTTCGTTTTGGGATGCAAGCAAACCCCAAAATTTACCTCGGCTACATCTACGAAATGCCCATTTCCGGCCTAAGCAAAGTGAGTAACCAGACGCACGAAATCGCGATTCGCCTGTCTATTTTAAATCGTCCGAAATAA